The following are encoded in a window of Cyprinus carpio isolate SPL01 chromosome A13, ASM1834038v1, whole genome shotgun sequence genomic DNA:
- the LOC109045406 gene encoding palmitoyltransferase AKR1-like — protein sequence MLQSSGSCIFESIQRGEIDRVSHLLQQDRGLLKQKGWGGFTALHFAAVHGNRPMAELLLNSGADPNIPCDAGQTPLHFACRNGNIYIMHKMMQHGADLHIVDEQGKTSLHHAVGGGSVIAMQYLWETGMFRFTDADNYKVTPLHLAASTGNSDVVRYLLRANRCTPEAVDHQGATALHVAAEKGMIEVCWLLLKSAGLHILHMKNHTGLTPLDLCNQGNTFRHQQLSRILTHFSQQPKDLIPKDSYVMYIWMLLVPSLSGAVVLIIAAAVGEYGAILSAVLFPCLAKVILSQYHRLSSFQRLPNPVYLGTLTAGVIHSAACFLYKFLPSFWPAYTLFNFSLVHFCVLVGLFWKVLNQNPGQLKEADTDSQFSSIGDLIEAGKSPDRFCIYCELIQVDNCKHCRLCDMCIQDYDHHCLFLNQCVGRNNHRIFILFIISMVMSHLIFILSAVYYLSLKLSGLQMSDWGSLAGREASVLLLTLLNIFSLIWVGWLLVEQLDAISMGTTTYFRRYDNKGPSKRQRLGTILTFLLEGRRQEHNSLSV from the exons ATGCTGCAGTCTTCAGGAAGTTGTATATTTGAATCCATTCAACGGGGTGAGATCGATCGAGTTTCCCATTTATTACAGCAGGATCGGggtcttttgaaacaaaaag GTTGGGGAGGTTTCACAGCCCTCCACTTTGCTGCTGTTCATGGAAACCGGCCAATGGCTGAGCTTCTGCTGAACAGCGGTGCTGATCCAAACATTCCCTGTGATGCAGGACAAACTCCTTTACACTTTGCTTGCAG AAATGGCAATATTTATATCATGCACAAAATGATGCAGCACGGTGCAGACTTACACATAGTAGATGAGCAAGGGAAAACATCTCTTCATCATGCAGTCGGTGGAGGAAGCGT TATTGCCATGCAGTACCTCTGGGAGACTGGAATGTTCCGTTTCACAGATGCCGATAACTATAAGGTCACTCCGCTGCATTTGGCAGCTTCCACAGGCAATTCTGACGTAGTCCGCTATCTCCTTAGAGCAAAT AGATGCACACCAGAGGCAGTTGACCACCAGGGGGCGACAGCACTTCACGTGGCTGCAGAGAAAGGCATGATTGAGGTGTGCTGGCTACTGTTGAAGAGTGCCGGGCTCCACATTTTACACATGAAAAACCACACTGGCCTCACACCTCTAGACCTCTGTAATCAAGGGAATACATTTAG ACATCAGCAGCTCTCCAGGATTTTGACACATTTCAGTCAACAACCAAAAGATCTGATTCCTAAGGACTCATATg TCATGTACATTTGGATGCTGCTGGTGCCGTCTCTCAGCGGGGCTGTGGTTCTCATTATAGCTGCAGCTGTTGGGGAATATGGCGCTATCCTCTCTGCAGTGCTTTTCCCCTGTTTGGCAAAAGTCATTCTTTCTCAATATCATAGACTGAGCAGCTTTCAAAG GTTACCAAACCCTGTGTACTTGGGAACACTGACTGCGGGTGTAATTCATTCCGCAGCTTGCTTTCTCTATAAATTTTTACCTA GTTTTTGGCCAGCTTACACCCTCTTCAATTTTTCACTTGTCCATTTTTGTGTGCTCGTTGGACTTTTTTGGAAAGTTCTAAATCAGAACCCAGGACAACTCAAAGAAGCTGACACTGATTCCCAGTTTTCCAGCATAGGAGACTTAATAGAAGCCGGAAAGAGCCCGGACAGATTCTGTATTTACTGTGAG TTGATCCAAGTGGACAACTGTAAACACTGCCGTTTGTGTGACATGTGCATCCAAGACTATGACCACCACTGCCTCTTCCTCAATCAATGTGTGGGACGGAACAACCATCGCAtcttcatcctcttcatcatATCTATGGTAATGTCTcacctcatcttcatcctcagtGCCGTGTACTACCTCTCCCTTAAACTCTCAGGCTTGCAGATGTCTGACTGGGGCTCATTGGCGGGAAGAGAGGCCTCAGTGCTCCTGCTGACTCTGCTCAATATATTCTCTCTGATCTGGGTGGGATGGTTGCTAGTTGAGCAGCTTGATGCCATTTCCATGGGAACCACCACCTATTTTAGGCGGTACGACAACAAAGGGCCTTCTAAAAGACAACGATTGGGAACAATCCTCACTTTTTTGCTTGAAGGGAGAAGACAGGAGCACAACAGTCTTTCAGTATAG